A DNA window from Niabella yanshanensis contains the following coding sequences:
- the pdhA gene encoding pyruvate dehydrogenase (acetyl-transferring) E1 component subunit alpha, with product MATKFSKETYLYWYELMQLIRQFELTAEEKYKMEGKIRGFFHAYVGQEAIAAGCMTATKPDDMFITAYRDHGLAIAKGVSVDSCMAELYGKATGCAKGKGGSMHFFGKKENFYGGHGIVGAQIGTGTGLAFAEHYKDTDNVVLCFFGDGAARQGILHESFNLAMLWKLPVIYICENNNYAMGTSVERTSNVTDIYKLGAGFDMPSAVVDGMSPESVHDAIAEAVKRAREKGGPTLLEIKTYRYKGHSISDPQKYRTKDEVDEYKSKDPISILKKNILDNSYATEEVLNEIDARCEEVVANSVKFAEESPLPNDDEVLKDVYMDQNYPFIVD from the coding sequence GTGGCAACAAAATTTTCTAAAGAAACATATTTATACTGGTATGAATTGATGCAATTGATTCGCCAGTTTGAACTTACAGCAGAAGAAAAGTATAAAATGGAAGGTAAAATACGCGGATTCTTTCACGCGTATGTGGGTCAGGAAGCTATTGCAGCAGGTTGCATGACCGCAACGAAACCTGATGACATGTTCATTACAGCTTATCGTGACCACGGATTAGCGATTGCTAAAGGTGTATCGGTTGATAGTTGTATGGCCGAATTGTACGGAAAAGCTACTGGTTGTGCAAAGGGTAAAGGAGGAAGTATGCACTTCTTTGGTAAAAAAGAAAATTTCTATGGAGGTCATGGTATCGTTGGTGCCCAGATCGGTACCGGTACAGGTTTGGCTTTTGCTGAACATTACAAAGATACCGACAATGTAGTACTTTGCTTTTTTGGAGACGGCGCTGCGAGGCAGGGCATTTTACACGAGAGCTTTAACCTGGCCATGCTTTGGAAATTGCCTGTAATTTACATTTGTGAGAACAATAACTATGCAATGGGTACCTCTGTTGAGCGTACCTCAAACGTAACTGATATTTATAAATTGGGTGCAGGTTTTGATATGCCATCGGCTGTGGTTGACGGCATGAGCCCTGAGTCGGTACACGATGCTATTGCTGAAGCAGTAAAACGTGCGCGTGAAAAAGGCGGTCCAACATTGTTGGAGATTAAAACCTACCGTTATAAAGGACACTCTATTAGTGATCCTCAAAAATACAGGACCAAGGATGAGGTAGATGAGTACAAATCCAAGGATCCTATCTCTATCCTGAAAAAGAATATCCTGGACAATAGCTATGCTACTGAAGAGGTATTGAATGAAATTGATGCCCGTTGTGAAGAAGTGGTTGCCAATTCTGTAAAATTTGCAGAAGAAAGTCCGCTGCCTAATGACGACGAAGTACTGAAGGATGTTTATATGGATCAGAACTATCCTTTCATTGTTGATTAA
- a CDS encoding tetratricopeptide repeat protein — protein sequence MADNTNQQAGNETLEQNETVEKAKQVWSKNGKNISLFLGVVVVAVGGFFAYKNFVKGPKEAEAADKIYKAEQYYEMDSINLALNGDGVNPGFIKVADNYSGTSKGNLANFYAGSCYIKLNQNEKAVEYLKDFSTDSKQIQQRAYLLLGDAYGDLGKGTEALDYYKKAANHFEADPQQSSDALFRGAFLAQHVLNNKDEAIALFKELKEKYPRTQQGFEADKYLAQLGVYNVN from the coding sequence ATGGCAGATAACACAAACCAACAAGCTGGTAATGAAACGCTTGAACAAAACGAAACTGTTGAAAAAGCAAAGCAGGTTTGGAGCAAAAATGGCAAAAACATTTCTCTTTTCCTGGGCGTTGTGGTGGTTGCAGTGGGCGGTTTTTTTGCATACAAAAACTTTGTAAAAGGACCTAAAGAAGCCGAAGCAGCAGATAAAATCTATAAAGCTGAACAATATTATGAAATGGATTCTATCAACCTTGCTTTGAATGGTGATGGTGTAAATCCGGGTTTCATAAAAGTTGCTGACAATTACAGCGGTACCTCAAAAGGGAACCTTGCTAATTTTTATGCAGGTAGCTGTTATATTAAATTGAATCAGAATGAAAAAGCTGTTGAATATTTAAAAGATTTCAGCACCGACTCCAAACAAATTCAGCAGCGCGCTTATTTACTATTGGGAGACGCTTATGGTGACCTGGGTAAGGGAACTGAGGCCTTGGATTATTATAAAAAAGCAGCGAATCATTTTGAAGCAGACCCTCAACAAAGCTCTGATGCGTTGTTCAGAGGTGCTTTTTTAGCACAGCATGTGTTAAACAACAAAGACGAAGCAATTGCACTTTTTAAAGAATTAAAAGAAAAATATCCCCGTACACAGCAAGGTTTTGAAGCTGATAAGTACCTGGCACAGTTAGGGGTGTATAATGTTAATTAA
- the ribH gene encoding 6,7-dimethyl-8-ribityllumazine synthase, producing the protein MASTGNSNLLNTNTGIFKQDAFIVLVKTEWNANIVDELEAGCLRILKQYNARVEVLIVPGCVEIPFAINRHWNKAKQQFDEPHAYIALGAVIKGDTPHFDYVCKMVADGILQLNLMLPVPTIFGVLTVNTEEQAVERIGGKHGHKGEEAAITALKMLE; encoded by the coding sequence ATGGCATCAACTGGTAACAGTAATTTATTAAATACCAATACTGGCATCTTTAAACAGGATGCCTTTATTGTTTTAGTAAAAACAGAATGGAACGCAAATATTGTAGACGAGCTGGAAGCCGGCTGTTTACGTATATTGAAGCAATATAATGCAAGGGTGGAGGTATTGATCGTGCCGGGTTGCGTAGAAATCCCTTTTGCCATTAACCGGCATTGGAACAAAGCCAAGCAACAATTCGACGAACCGCATGCTTACATCGCGCTTGGAGCAGTTATAAAGGGCGATACACCACACTTTGATTATGTATGCAAAATGGTAGCCGATGGTATTTTACAATTAAACCTGATGTTGCCCGTACCTACTATATTTGGCGTGTTAACGGTAAATACCGAAGAGCAGGCGGTCGAAAGAATAGGCGGCAAACACGGGCATAAGGGCGAGGAAGCTGCTATAACGGCGCTTAAAATGCTGGAATGA